A genomic segment from Brienomyrus brachyistius isolate T26 chromosome 9, BBRACH_0.4, whole genome shotgun sequence encodes:
- the LOC125749204 gene encoding zinc finger CW-type PWWP domain protein 2 homolog has protein sequence MESQSESEQQEEVPSYMDRAWVKHNSEAGLKRRLKSVRDGCTFDPDQLWSGQTNPEPLCHRSVSQELRGGHCQLPVGTLLMVKACRWPWWPAVLSPDPESGEYVKLGGDGGMQKYHVEFLGSPRTRFWASPKTMELYHTPRANLRAGGGSLKRSYVIAMEEAVRMKDMPCEVRLQMCHFRPANARGCAAACMQSDPQAETVVVGGFVFKSWKRMEDAVGTACHPGRQVRAVAPSAPLPGLAHSHGIPRDPGETQHSAE, from the exons ATGGAGTCCCAGAGTGAGAGCGAGCAGCAGGAGGAGGTTCCATCTTACATGGACAGGGCCTGGGTGAAGCATAACTCTGAGGCAGGCCTCAAAAGGAGGCTGAAGTCTGTGAGAGATGGCTGCACGTTCGATCCGGATCAGCTGTGGAGCGgtcaaacgaacccggagccaCTCTGTCACCGCTCCGTTTCCCAGGAGCTGAGGGGGGGCCACTGCCAGCTTCCCGTTGGGACCTTGCTGATGGTGAAAGCGTGCAGGTGGCCATG GTGGCCGGCCGTTCTGAGTCCCGACCCGGAATCGGGGGAATACGTGAAGCTCGGCGGTGATGGCGGCATGCAGAAGTATCACGTGGAGTTCCTGGGGAGTCCGCGCACCAGGTTCTGGGCCTCGCCGAAGACCATGGAGCTGTATCACACACCCCGTGCCAAT CtcagagctggggggggctCCCTGAAACGCTCTTATGTGATTGCTATGGAGGAGGCTGTCCGGATGAAGGACATGCCCTGTGAGGTTAGACTTCAGATGTGTCACTTCAGACCAGCAAAC GCGCGGGGCTGTGCGGCGGCGTGCATGCAGTCGGACCCGCAGGCGGAAACGGTCGTGGTTGGCGGCTTCGTGTTTAAAAGCTGGAAACGCATGGAGGATGCTGTGGGCACAGCGTGCCATCCGGGCCGCCAG GTGAGAGCTGTGGCCCCGTCAGCCCCCCTTCCCGGTTTAGCACACTCGCACGGCATTCCGAGAGACCCAGGAGAGACTCAGCATTCGGCGGAATGA